A DNA window from Ovis aries strain OAR_USU_Benz2616 breed Rambouillet chromosome 7, ARS-UI_Ramb_v3.0, whole genome shotgun sequence contains the following coding sequences:
- the KLHL33 gene encoding kelch-like protein 33 isoform X1, translating to MSLSDSTRHPSAAEEVSLLVQKDDLDLPLPTHRTSSWPPSPDEDPGLPPFPLEEPGPRPMTPGSLPSPPLSLEEEEEEEDEEGGEDSAEPEGLCSEEHPSQFFAEAQRLREQGLLLDEEVSVAGRAYGVHRVILASVSSLFRGRLLGGRGPQPPLSLDVTPAAWEAVLTFAYEGVLGSASREDVLVAAEALGAPRVKAAAQWGRQGTGSGWEDEKQPSQAEELRENLRSIELLYQEGIGCDLELEAGGCRLRVHRAALACGSEFFGAMLLSGMRESQGTEVSLHTISAQDLRLLVSFAYSGVVRAKWPGLLRAAQAALQYQSSSCLALCQKALARGLSPARCLALIPMAEAPGLERLWSKARHYLLTHLPAVALCSSFPTLPAACLAELLDSDELHLQEEFEAFVAARRWLAANPDTEESEAKALLRCVRFGRMSTRELRRVRAAGLPPPLSPDLLHQLMVEAEVPGQERRREPDQALVVIGGDGLRSDMAARQPSRGVWWARAFRCGIGLVRTVEWGQLPALPAPGRFRHGAASLAGSVLYVCGGQDFYSHSNTLASTLRWDPSQEDWEEMAPLCQPRSLFPLVALDGLLYALGGRDSGIALRSVETYNPELNVWRPAPPLPEPRFAHAAAVLEGQLYMSGGCSETGQYQASLLHYDPKVEKPVTLLSPMGVPRAGHVMAALGGRLYVAGGLGQTGDLLSFEAYDPSTGSWTHLTPLPFPHVGAAGAVLQGELLVLGGYSHRTYAPSHLIHAYCPGLGRWLCLGTLPRPRAEMPACILTLPAVQHVALVPTRHQTKPAG from the exons ATGAGCCTCTCGGACTCCACACGTCATCCCTCTGCGGCAGAGGAAGTCTCTCTTCTGGTCCAGAAGGACGACCTTGACCTCCCTTTGCCCACCCACAGAACCTCCTCCTGGCCTCCGTCCCCGGATGAAGATCCTGgtttgcccccttttcctctggaAGAGCCTGGCCCCAGGCCCATGACCCCAGGGAGCCTCCCTTCTCCACCCTtgtccctggaggaagaagaggaggaggaagatgaggaggGTGGAGAAGACTCTGCGGAGCCCGAGGGGCTGTGCAGCGAGGAGCATCCCAGCCAGTTTTTCGCGGAGGCACAGCGGCTGCGAGAGCAGGGGTTGCTGCTGGACGAAGAGGTGTCAGTCGCGGGGAGAGCGTATGGGGTGCATCGGGTGATCCTGGCCTCAGTTAGCAGCCTCTTCAGAGGCAGGCTGCTGGGCGGCAGAGGTCCGCAACCCCCCCTCAGCCTGGACGTAACCCCGGCGGCCTGGGAGGCCGTGCTGACCTTTGCCTACGAGGGGGTGCTGGGATCCGCCTCACGGGAGGATGTGCTGGTCGCCGCGGAAGCCCTGGGAGCCCCCCGGGTAAAGGCTGCGGCCCAGTGGGGACGCCAGGGGACTGGAAGTGGATGGGAAGATGAAAAGCAGCCCAGCCAGGCAGAGGAACTGAGAGAAAACCTGCGCAGCATTGAGCTTCTGTACCAAGAAGGCATCGGGTGCGACCTGGAGCTGGAGGCAGGCGGCTGCCGGCTGCGGG TGCACCGAGCAGCCCTCGCCTGTGGCAGTGAGTTCTTTGGGGCCATGCTCCTGAGTGGGATGAGGGAATCCCAGGGCACAGAGGTGTCTCTGCACACCATCTCTGCCCAGGACCTGCGACTCCTCGTCTCTTTTGCCTACTCTGGGGTTGTGCGGGCAAAGTGGCCAGGACTACTGAGAGCTGCCCAGGCTGCTCTGCAGTACCAGAGCTCCTCCTGCCTGGCTCTGTGCCAGAAAGCCTTGGCACGAGGCCTCAGCCCTGCCCGTTGCCTGGCCCTGATCCCCATGGCAGAAGCCCCAGGGTTGGAGAGGCTCTGGAGCAAAGCCCGTCACTACCTCCTCACGCACCTGCCGGCTGTGGCTTTGTGCTCCAGTTTCCCTACTTTGCCGGCAGCCTGCCTGGCTGAGCTCCTGGACAGTGATGAGCTACACTTGCAGGAGGAGTTCGAGGCCTTCGTGGCTGCACGGCGTTGGCTAGCTGCCAACCCTGACACCGAGGAGTCAGAGGCCAAGGCCCTGCTTCGATGCGTCCGCTTTGGCCGTATGTCCACCAGGGAGCTGCGGAGGGTAAGGGCAGCTGGGCTGCCTCCACCCTTGAGCCCCGACTTGCTGCATCAGCTGATGGTGGAGGCTGAGGTTCCAGGACAAGAGAGACGGAGGGAGCCTGACCAGGCACTGGTGGTGATTGGCGGGGACGGGCTCAGATCAGACATGGCCGCCAGACAGCCATCCCGAGGAGTGTGGTGGGCCCGGGCCTTTCGCTGCGGCATAGGACTGGTTCGAACTGTGGAGTGGGGGCAGCTGcctgccctgcctgcccccgGGCGCTTCCGGCACGGGGCTGCGAGCCTAGCAGGAAGTGTGCTCTACGTGTGTGGGGGACAGGATTTCTACAGCCACTCTAACACCCTGGCTTCGACTCTCAG GTGGGACCCCAGTCAAGAGGACTGGGAAGAGATGGCACCTTTGTGCCAGCCTCGGAGCCTTTTCCCCCTCGTGGCGCTGGATGGACTGCTTTATGCCCTGGGTGGACGAGACAGTGGTATTGCCCTCAGGTCTGTGGAGACTTATAATCCTGAGCTCAATGTCTGGAG GCCAGCACCTCCTCTTCCCGAGCCACGCTTTGCCCATGCAGCTGCTGTTTTGGAGGGCCAGCTGTACATGAGCGGTGGCTGCAGTGAGACTGGCCAGTACCAGGCCTCGTTGCTGCACTACGATCCCAAAGTTGAGAAGCCGGTGACACTTCTGAGCCCTATGGGGGTGCCTCGGGCTGGCCACGTCATGGCTGCTCTGGGTGGGCGGCTGTATGTAGCAGGTGGGCTAGGTCAGACTGGGGATCTGCTGAGCTTCGAGGCCTATGATCCAAGTACTGGCAGCTGGACTCACCTGACCCCCTTGCCCTTCCCCCATGTCGGGGCTGCAGGTGCCGTGCTGCAGGGGGAGTTGCTGGTGCTGGGGGGCTACAGCCACCGTACTTATGCCCCCTCGCACCTTATCCATGCCTATTGTCCTGGCCTGGGCCGCTGGCTGTGCCTGGGAACTCTGCCGAGGCCTCGGGCTGAGATGCCTGCCTGCATCCTGACTCTGCCCGCTGTGCAGCACGTGGCTTTGGTTCCTACACGGCATCAAACTAAACCTGCTGGGTGA
- the KLHL33 gene encoding kelch-like protein 33 isoform X2, producing MLLSGMRESQGTEVSLHTISAQDLRLLVSFAYSGVVRAKWPGLLRAAQAALQYQSSSCLALCQKALARGLSPARCLALIPMAEAPGLERLWSKARHYLLTHLPAVALCSSFPTLPAACLAELLDSDELHLQEEFEAFVAARRWLAANPDTEESEAKALLRCVRFGRMSTRELRRVRAAGLPPPLSPDLLHQLMVEAEVPGQERRREPDQALVVIGGDGLRSDMAARQPSRGVWWARAFRCGIGLVRTVEWGQLPALPAPGRFRHGAASLAGSVLYVCGGQDFYSHSNTLASTLRWDPSQEDWEEMAPLCQPRSLFPLVALDGLLYALGGRDSGIALRSVETYNPELNVWRPAPPLPEPRFAHAAAVLEGQLYMSGGCSETGQYQASLLHYDPKVEKPVTLLSPMGVPRAGHVMAALGGRLYVAGGLGQTGDLLSFEAYDPSTGSWTHLTPLPFPHVGAAGAVLQGELLVLGGYSHRTYAPSHLIHAYCPGLGRWLCLGTLPRPRAEMPACILTLPAVQHVALVPTRHQTKPAG from the exons ATGCTCCTGAGTGGGATGAGGGAATCCCAGGGCACAGAGGTGTCTCTGCACACCATCTCTGCCCAGGACCTGCGACTCCTCGTCTCTTTTGCCTACTCTGGGGTTGTGCGGGCAAAGTGGCCAGGACTACTGAGAGCTGCCCAGGCTGCTCTGCAGTACCAGAGCTCCTCCTGCCTGGCTCTGTGCCAGAAAGCCTTGGCACGAGGCCTCAGCCCTGCCCGTTGCCTGGCCCTGATCCCCATGGCAGAAGCCCCAGGGTTGGAGAGGCTCTGGAGCAAAGCCCGTCACTACCTCCTCACGCACCTGCCGGCTGTGGCTTTGTGCTCCAGTTTCCCTACTTTGCCGGCAGCCTGCCTGGCTGAGCTCCTGGACAGTGATGAGCTACACTTGCAGGAGGAGTTCGAGGCCTTCGTGGCTGCACGGCGTTGGCTAGCTGCCAACCCTGACACCGAGGAGTCAGAGGCCAAGGCCCTGCTTCGATGCGTCCGCTTTGGCCGTATGTCCACCAGGGAGCTGCGGAGGGTAAGGGCAGCTGGGCTGCCTCCACCCTTGAGCCCCGACTTGCTGCATCAGCTGATGGTGGAGGCTGAGGTTCCAGGACAAGAGAGACGGAGGGAGCCTGACCAGGCACTGGTGGTGATTGGCGGGGACGGGCTCAGATCAGACATGGCCGCCAGACAGCCATCCCGAGGAGTGTGGTGGGCCCGGGCCTTTCGCTGCGGCATAGGACTGGTTCGAACTGTGGAGTGGGGGCAGCTGcctgccctgcctgcccccgGGCGCTTCCGGCACGGGGCTGCGAGCCTAGCAGGAAGTGTGCTCTACGTGTGTGGGGGACAGGATTTCTACAGCCACTCTAACACCCTGGCTTCGACTCTCAG GTGGGACCCCAGTCAAGAGGACTGGGAAGAGATGGCACCTTTGTGCCAGCCTCGGAGCCTTTTCCCCCTCGTGGCGCTGGATGGACTGCTTTATGCCCTGGGTGGACGAGACAGTGGTATTGCCCTCAGGTCTGTGGAGACTTATAATCCTGAGCTCAATGTCTGGAG GCCAGCACCTCCTCTTCCCGAGCCACGCTTTGCCCATGCAGCTGCTGTTTTGGAGGGCCAGCTGTACATGAGCGGTGGCTGCAGTGAGACTGGCCAGTACCAGGCCTCGTTGCTGCACTACGATCCCAAAGTTGAGAAGCCGGTGACACTTCTGAGCCCTATGGGGGTGCCTCGGGCTGGCCACGTCATGGCTGCTCTGGGTGGGCGGCTGTATGTAGCAGGTGGGCTAGGTCAGACTGGGGATCTGCTGAGCTTCGAGGCCTATGATCCAAGTACTGGCAGCTGGACTCACCTGACCCCCTTGCCCTTCCCCCATGTCGGGGCTGCAGGTGCCGTGCTGCAGGGGGAGTTGCTGGTGCTGGGGGGCTACAGCCACCGTACTTATGCCCCCTCGCACCTTATCCATGCCTATTGTCCTGGCCTGGGCCGCTGGCTGTGCCTGGGAACTCTGCCGAGGCCTCGGGCTGAGATGCCTGCCTGCATCCTGACTCTGCCCGCTGTGCAGCACGTGGCTTTGGTTCCTACACGGCATCAAACTAAACCTGCTGGGTGA